The sequence AAACGGGTGACAGCGGCAAAGGCGCCGGGCGGCGAGGTAAGTCCCGCGCGCGGCGCCATGATACTGGATTGCTTCGCGCGCGTAATCAGAACAAGAAGGGTAAAAGCGGCACCGGTTGCCGAGCATGGGACTCACGGCAATCTTGTAGAAGCGCAGTAACGCTAGCAGTACCGTTTGCATGGCAATGGCGGCATGGCGTGCCGCCCCTCGGCTACAAGCAATCGAGCTGGCTTTTGAAGATCTCGAGCCAGCACTGTCCCGGCGCGGGTCGCATTGAGCGCGTGAAGCGCATGCGATGCGTCGCCGGGATCGTCATTCCGTCGCGCTCGCCCCGGTTGCGGCACCGGCGGGCGGCGCAGCCTGGCGCTTCGCGATTTCGCGTGCCGCCTTGCCGAGCAGCTCATCGATCTCGACGCGGCACAACGCCTTCAGCGGCAGCGACGCCGCGCTCGGCAACGCCTTCTTGTCGAAGCGCGTATGCAGCCGCAGCAGGATGTCCCAGCCGCCGAAGTCCGCGCGCCGCACGCGAAACGCTTCGCGCGCGATGCGTCGAACCAGATTGCGCGTGGCCGCGCGCGGCGCGTACTTCTTGCCGATCACGAGCCCGAGCCGCGCCTCGTTGCCCGTGGGCCTAGCATAGACCACGAAGTGCGCCGACCGGCGCCAAGGGCGCAAACGAAAAACGGA comes from Trinickia violacea and encodes:
- the yidD gene encoding membrane protein insertion efficiency factor YidD, yielding MQTVLLALLRFYKIAVSPMLGNRCRFYPSCSDYAREAIQYHGAARGTYLAARRLCRCHPFSAGGIDLVPPPTSEKR
- a CDS encoding ribonuclease P protein component, which gives rise to MRAVSAACGNAGAGNAPQGSVPLRAQATFPKAARLLKTDEFSSVFRLRPWRRSAHFVVYARPTGNEARLGLVIGKKYAPRAATRNLVRRIAREAFRVRRADFGGWDILLRLHTRFDKKALPSAASLPLKALCRVEIDELLGKAAREIAKRQAAPPAGAATGASATE